The following are encoded together in the Mumia sp. Pv4-285 genome:
- the groL gene encoding chaperonin GroEL (60 kDa chaperone family; promotes refolding of misfolded polypeptides especially under stressful conditions; forms two stacked rings of heptamers to form a barrel-shaped 14mer; ends can be capped by GroES; misfolded proteins enter the barrel where they are refolded when GroES binds) — MPKILEFDENARRSLERGVDTLANTVKVTLGPKGRYVVLDSKWGAPTITNDGVTVAREVELDDPFENLGAQLAKEVATKTNDVAGDGTTTATVLAQAMVHEGLRAVAAGTNPMALKRGIDKAVEAVSAALLEQARDVDDKQDMAHVANISARDAHIGGLIADAFDKVGKDGVITVEESNTMGTDLDFTEGMQFDKGYLSPYMVTDTERMEAVLDEPYILVNQGKISAVSDLLPLLEKVVQAGKSLLIIAEDIEGEALSTLVVNKIRGTFTSVAVKAPAFGDRRKAMLQDLAVLTGAQVVTPDLGLKLDQIGLEELGTARRVVVTKDATTIIDGSGNDEDVSARVNQIKAEIEASDSDWDREKLQERLAKLAGGVCVIQVGAATEVELKEKKHRIEDAVSATRAAIEEGIVAGGGSALVTAAAVLDGDLGLTGEEAVGVGIVRKATVEPLRWIAENGGENGYVVVAKVRESGQGYNAATGEYGDLVAQGVLDPVKVTRSALANAGSIAAMLLTTETLIVEKPADED; from the coding sequence ATGCCCAAGATTCTTGAGTTCGACGAGAATGCTCGTCGCTCGCTCGAGCGTGGCGTCGACACCCTGGCCAACACCGTGAAGGTGACCCTGGGTCCCAAGGGCCGCTACGTCGTGCTCGACTCGAAGTGGGGCGCGCCGACCATCACCAACGACGGCGTGACCGTCGCTCGTGAGGTCGAGCTCGACGACCCGTTCGAGAACCTCGGCGCGCAGCTCGCCAAGGAAGTCGCCACCAAGACCAACGACGTCGCCGGTGACGGCACGACGACCGCGACGGTGCTCGCCCAGGCGATGGTCCACGAGGGCCTGCGCGCCGTGGCCGCCGGCACCAACCCGATGGCGCTCAAGCGCGGCATCGACAAGGCCGTCGAGGCCGTCTCCGCCGCGCTCCTCGAGCAGGCGCGCGACGTCGACGACAAGCAGGACATGGCGCACGTCGCCAACATCTCGGCGCGCGACGCCCACATCGGCGGTCTGATCGCCGATGCGTTCGACAAGGTCGGCAAGGACGGTGTCATCACCGTCGAGGAGTCCAACACCATGGGCACCGACCTCGACTTCACCGAGGGCATGCAGTTCGACAAGGGTTACCTGTCGCCCTACATGGTCACGGACACCGAGCGCATGGAGGCCGTCCTCGACGAGCCCTACATCCTCGTGAACCAGGGCAAGATCTCGGCCGTCTCCGACCTCCTCCCGCTGCTGGAGAAGGTCGTCCAGGCGGGCAAGTCGCTCCTGATCATCGCCGAGGACATCGAGGGCGAGGCTCTGTCGACGCTCGTCGTCAACAAGATCCGCGGCACGTTCACCTCGGTCGCGGTCAAGGCTCCGGCCTTCGGCGACCGCCGCAAGGCGATGCTCCAGGACCTCGCGGTCCTCACCGGCGCCCAGGTCGTCACCCCTGACCTCGGCCTCAAGCTCGACCAGATCGGGCTCGAGGAGCTGGGCACGGCGCGTCGTGTCGTCGTCACCAAGGACGCCACCACGATCATCGACGGCTCCGGCAACGACGAGGACGTCTCCGCCCGCGTCAACCAGATCAAGGCGGAGATCGAGGCGTCGGACTCCGACTGGGACCGTGAGAAGCTCCAGGAGCGTCTCGCGAAGCTCGCCGGCGGCGTCTGCGTCATCCAGGTGGGTGCGGCGACCGAGGTCGAGCTCAAGGAGAAGAAGCACCGCATCGAGGACGCGGTCTCCGCGACCCGTGCGGCCATCGAGGAGGGCATCGTCGCCGGCGGCGGCTCTGCCCTCGTCACGGCTGCAGCGGTCCTCGACGGCGACCTCGGCCTGACCGGCGAAGAGGCCGTCGGCGTCGGGATCGTCCGCAAGGCGACCGTCGAGCCGCTGCGCTGGATCGCCGAGAACGGTGGCGAGAACGGCTACGTCGTCGTCGCCAAGGTCCGCGAGAGCGGCCAGGGCTACAACGCGGCCACCGGCGAGTACGGCGACCTCGTCGCCCAGGGTGTCCTCGACCCGGTGAAGGTGACGCGCTCGGCGCTCGCCAACGCGGGTTCGATCGCGGCGATGCTTCTCACCACCGAGACGCTCATCGTCGAGAAGCCGGCCGACGAGGACTGA
- the groES gene encoding co-chaperone GroES has product MSVTIKPLEDRIVVKILEAEQTTASGLVIPDTAKEKPTEGSVLAVGPGRFNEDGDERIPVDVKVGDVVVFSKYGGTEVKYDGQEFLILSARDVLAVIEK; this is encoded by the coding sequence GTGTCGGTCACCATCAAGCCGCTCGAGGACCGTATCGTCGTCAAGATTCTTGAGGCGGAGCAGACCACTGCCTCGGGTCTTGTCATCCCGGACACCGCCAAGGAGAAGCCCACCGAGGGCTCCGTCCTGGCTGTCGGCCCGGGCCGCTTCAACGAGGATGGCGACGAGCGCATCCCGGTCGACGTCAAGGTCGGCGACGTCGTCGTGTTCAGCAAGTACGGCGGCACCGAGGTGAAGTACGACGGCCAGGAGTTCCTGATCCTGTCGGCGCGCGACGTCCTCGCGGTCATCGAGAAGTAA
- a CDS encoding class I SAM-dependent methyltransferase — translation MEVSTFERLLSPEGQRLLQEVTDAQDEVDDLVLGTRLRRDGHAGELVAAATGQASLRRRARTKLGGDAAVMWFTPDALEQATRPAVASHRAARLHTHGVRTVLDLGCGIGADLVAMARAGLTVHGVERDPLRAAMARANLAALGLDGTVEVADATAVDVAPYDVAFVDPARRDGRGRTFDPDAFSPPWSFVSGLLQERGVAKVLPGISHDLVSEGVEAEWVSERGSLVEACLWGRRFAGTRRRATVLGAHGAATLTESEAPADAEVREPGAWWYEPDDAVIRAGLVTGVAALVGGWLVDPHIAYVSSDAHVPTPYARAFRVVEELPYREKQLRAALRDRDVGTLTVKKRGVTVVPEALIKRLRLTGSTTATVVLTRVAGEGRAFLVEPIA, via the coding sequence ATGGAGGTCTCCACGTTCGAACGGCTCCTCTCCCCCGAGGGGCAGCGACTCCTCCAGGAGGTCACCGACGCCCAGGACGAGGTCGACGACCTCGTCCTCGGCACCCGCCTCCGCCGCGACGGGCACGCGGGCGAGCTGGTGGCGGCAGCGACCGGCCAGGCGTCCCTGCGGCGACGCGCACGCACCAAGCTCGGCGGGGACGCCGCGGTCATGTGGTTCACGCCCGACGCGCTCGAGCAGGCGACGCGACCCGCCGTGGCGTCCCATCGCGCCGCACGCCTGCACACGCACGGCGTTCGCACCGTGCTCGACCTCGGGTGCGGCATCGGGGCGGACCTCGTCGCCATGGCCCGGGCCGGTCTCACGGTGCACGGCGTCGAGCGCGACCCGCTCCGTGCGGCCATGGCGCGTGCGAACCTGGCGGCACTCGGGCTCGACGGGACGGTCGAGGTCGCCGACGCCACCGCGGTCGACGTGGCGCCCTACGACGTGGCGTTCGTGGACCCTGCCCGACGTGACGGGCGCGGGAGGACCTTCGACCCCGACGCGTTCAGCCCGCCCTGGAGCTTCGTGAGCGGCCTCCTCCAGGAGCGTGGGGTGGCCAAGGTGCTCCCGGGGATCTCCCACGACCTCGTTTCCGAGGGCGTCGAGGCCGAGTGGGTGAGCGAACGCGGCAGCCTCGTCGAGGCTTGCCTGTGGGGCCGCAGGTTCGCGGGGACGCGGCGACGCGCGACCGTCCTCGGGGCGCACGGGGCCGCGACGCTCACCGAGAGCGAGGCACCTGCCGACGCAGAGGTTCGAGAGCCCGGAGCCTGGTGGTACGAGCCGGACGACGCCGTGATCCGAGCCGGGCTCGTCACCGGGGTCGCGGCCCTCGTCGGCGGGTGGCTCGTCGACCCGCACATCGCGTACGTCTCGAGCGACGCGCACGTGCCGACCCCGTACGCACGGGCGTTCCGGGTCGTCGAGGAGCTTCCGTACCGCGAGAAGCAGCTGCGCGCCGCCCTCCGCGATCGCGACGTCGGCACGCTGACGGTGAAGAAGCGTGGGGTGACGGTGGTCCCCGAGGCGTTGATCAAACGGCTCAGGCTGACCGGGTCGACCACCGCGACCGTCGTACTGACCCGCGTGGCGGGAGAAGGACGCGCCTTCCTGGTCGAGCCGATCGCCTGA
- a CDS encoding Ig-like domain-containing protein — protein sequence MAVSVTALGTSAAQADDVQLDKNFTYTCNVVAAGLPLGDHAVGVNARVVIPDAVDPGSEIPGRKTQITLTLPETLRNATYGLLSARSASGASNDASISITVPGIDDPFVYPIANLAAPWSPVPASSTPPWQIPTEGDVPAIDVPSTDEYPSLELPTTGTIHMPRAFNVTASLRNANGDLVGGEGAVTMACTLPAASDDTFGTFGINTAEVPNTPPTAGDVSVSTGYGAAVDVALQGADADGDELTYTYSQPANGTVTGSGANVTYTPDAGFSGSDSFDYTVSDGGAEATGTVSVTVSAAPNTPPTAGDVSASTDFGTPVDIALEGADADGDELTYSYGAPANGTVTGSGANVTYTPAAGFSGSDSFDYTVSDGEAEATGTVTVTVGEQPNTPPVAVDGSVTLDENTSADVTLSATDADGDDLTYSYTQPANGTVTGSGATVTYTPTADFVGTDSFTFTVDDGNGGTDTATIAITVNDTEDPNTPPTAGDVAAETDEGAAVDIALEGADADGDELTYTYSQPANGTVTGSGDSVTTYTPAEGFFGEDIFTYTVSDGTDSATGTVTVTVNEVVDPPVNTPPTAGDVAAETDEGAAVDVVLAGADADEGDELTYTYGTPANGTVTGEGANVTYTPAEGFFGEDTFDYTVSDGEAEATGTVTVTVNEVVDPPDNTPPTAGDVTAETDEDVAVDIALAGADADGDTLTYTYGDPGHGTVSGTGGSVTYTPDEGFFGEDTFTYTVSDGEAEATGTVTVTVNEVEEPPTNTPPTAAAVSATTDQGKAVAITLKGADADGDTLAYAYGTPANGAVTGTGANVTYTPAAGFSGTDSFTYSVDDGKGGTASAAVTVTVKPVTTPPGDKCGPMPNPVKEPVKWLKWLACKIFGLLHK from the coding sequence ATGGCGGTCAGCGTCACGGCACTCGGGACGTCGGCAGCACAAGCCGACGACGTCCAGCTCGACAAGAACTTCACCTACACCTGCAACGTGGTCGCAGCGGGGCTCCCGCTCGGTGACCACGCCGTCGGCGTCAACGCGAGGGTGGTCATCCCGGACGCTGTCGACCCCGGGTCGGAGATCCCGGGACGCAAGACCCAGATCACGCTGACGCTGCCCGAGACCCTGCGCAACGCGACCTACGGTCTGCTCAGCGCACGCTCGGCGAGCGGTGCGTCCAACGACGCCAGCATCTCGATCACGGTCCCCGGCATCGACGACCCGTTCGTGTACCCGATCGCGAACCTCGCCGCCCCCTGGTCGCCCGTCCCCGCCTCGTCGACGCCGCCGTGGCAGATCCCGACGGAGGGCGACGTCCCCGCGATCGACGTCCCCAGCACCGACGAGTACCCGAGCCTGGAGCTGCCCACCACGGGCACGATCCACATGCCGCGCGCGTTCAACGTGACCGCGTCGCTGCGCAACGCCAACGGTGACCTGGTCGGCGGCGAGGGCGCGGTGACCATGGCGTGCACCCTGCCCGCTGCGTCCGACGACACCTTCGGCACCTTCGGCATCAACACCGCCGAGGTCCCCAACACCCCGCCGACCGCCGGTGACGTGAGCGTCTCCACCGGGTACGGCGCGGCGGTCGACGTCGCGCTCCAGGGAGCCGACGCCGACGGTGACGAGCTCACCTACACCTACTCGCAGCCGGCCAACGGCACCGTGACGGGGTCGGGCGCGAACGTGACCTACACGCCCGACGCCGGCTTCTCGGGCTCGGACTCCTTCGACTACACCGTGTCCGACGGTGGGGCGGAGGCGACCGGCACGGTCTCGGTGACTGTGTCCGCGGCACCCAACACGCCGCCGACCGCCGGTGACGTGAGTGCGTCGACCGACTTCGGCACGCCCGTCGACATCGCGCTGGAGGGTGCGGACGCCGACGGTGACGAGCTGACGTACTCCTACGGCGCGCCGGCCAACGGCACGGTGACCGGTTCGGGTGCGAACGTGACCTACACCCCGGCTGCCGGCTTCTCGGGCTCGGACTCCTTCGACTACACCGTGTCCGACGGTGAGGCGGAGGCGACCGGCACGGTGACCGTGACCGTCGGCGAGCAGCCGAACACGCCGCCGGTGGCGGTCGACGGCTCGGTGACGCTCGACGAGAACACCTCGGCCGACGTCACGCTGTCGGCGACCGACGCCGACGGCGACGACCTGACGTACTCCTACACGCAGCCGGCCAACGGTACGGTCACGGGCAGCGGTGCGACGGTCACCTACACGCCGACCGCCGACTTCGTCGGCACCGACTCGTTCACCTTCACGGTGGACGACGGCAACGGCGGCACCGACACGGCGACGATCGCCATCACGGTCAACGACACCGAGGATCCCAACACGCCTCCGACCGCGGGTGACGTCGCTGCCGAGACCGACGAGGGCGCCGCGGTCGACATCGCCCTCGAGGGTGCGGACGCCGACGGTGACGAGCTGACCTACACCTACTCGCAGCCGGCCAACGGCACGGTGACGGGTTCGGGCGACAGCGTCACCACCTACACGCCGGCCGAGGGCTTCTTCGGCGAGGACATCTTCACCTACACCGTCTCCGACGGCACCGACTCGGCCACGGGCACGGTGACGGTGACGGTCAACGAGGTCGTGGATCCTCCGGTGAACACGCCGCCCACCGCGGGTGACGTCGCTGCGGAGACCGACGAGGGCGCCGCGGTCGACGTCGTGCTGGCCGGTGCTGACGCCGACGAGGGCGACGAGCTCACCTACACCTACGGGACGCCGGCCAACGGCACCGTGACGGGTGAGGGTGCCAACGTCACCTACACGCCGGCCGAGGGCTTCTTCGGTGAGGACACCTTCGACTACACCGTCTCCGACGGTGAGGCCGAGGCGACGGGCACGGTGACCGTGACGGTCAACGAGGTCGTGGACCCGCCGGACAACACGCCGCCCACCGCGGGTGACGTGACGGCCGAGACCGACGAGGACGTCGCGGTCGACATCGCGCTCGCAGGAGCCGACGCCGACGGTGACACGCTGACCTACACGTACGGCGACCCGGGCCACGGCACGGTCTCCGGCACGGGCGGCAGCGTGACCTACACGCCCGACGAGGGCTTCTTCGGTGAGGACACCTTCACCTACACCGTCTCCGACGGCGAGGCCGAGGCGACGGGCACGGTGACCGTGACCGTCAACGAGGTCGAGGAGCCTCCGACCAACACGCCGCCGACGGCCGCCGCCGTGAGCGCGACGACCGATCAGGGCAAGGCTGTCGCGATCACGCTCAAGGGCGCCGACGCCGACGGTGACACCCTCGCCTACGCGTACGGCACGCCGGCCAACGGCGCGGTGACCGGCACGGGTGCGAACGTCACCTACACGCCGGCCGCCGGGTTCTCCGGCACCGACTCGTTCACCTACTCGGTGGACGACGGCAAGGGCGGCACGGCCTCCGCGGCCGTGACCGTCACCGTCAAGCCGGTCACGACGCCTCCGGGCGACAAGTGCGGCCCGATGCCGAACCCGGTGAAGGAGCCGGTCAAGTGGCTCAAGTGGCTGGCCTGCAAGATCTTCGGCCTGCTGCACAAGTGA
- the tsaD gene encoding tRNA (adenosine(37)-N6)-threonylcarbamoyltransferase complex transferase subunit TsaD, whose product MRSAWHHGGVSNDAPLVMGIESSCDETGVGIVRGTELLANAVASSVEEHVRFGGVVPEVASRAHLEAFVPMLEKAQADAGVSVADVDAIAVTSGPGLTGALLVGIAAAKALAIAYDKPLYGVNHLVAHVCVDRLEHGELPEPTAALLVSGGHTNLLLVDDVTSSVRMLGETIDDAAGEAFDKVARLLGLPYPGGPQIDRAARDGDPSAIAFPRGLTAGRDMEKHRYDFSFSGLKSAVARHVEHEERMGRAISVPDVAASFQDAVCDVLSAKTVRACLDHGAQHLVLGGGVAANQRLRHFVLERAGEAGIDVRIPPPVLCTDNGAMVAALGSALVAKGVAPSALDLPADSSMPVTQIVA is encoded by the coding sequence ATGCGCTCAGCCTGGCACCATGGGGGCGTGAGCAACGATGCGCCCCTCGTGATGGGGATCGAGTCGTCCTGCGACGAGACCGGGGTCGGGATCGTCCGTGGGACCGAGCTGCTGGCGAACGCCGTCGCCTCCAGCGTGGAGGAGCACGTCCGTTTCGGTGGCGTGGTTCCCGAGGTCGCGAGCCGCGCCCATCTCGAGGCGTTCGTGCCGATGCTCGAGAAGGCGCAGGCCGACGCCGGCGTCTCGGTGGCTGACGTCGACGCGATCGCGGTGACGAGCGGGCCCGGGCTCACCGGCGCGCTGCTCGTCGGCATCGCCGCGGCGAAGGCGCTCGCCATCGCGTACGACAAGCCGTTGTACGGGGTGAACCACCTCGTGGCGCACGTGTGCGTCGACCGGCTGGAGCACGGCGAGCTCCCCGAGCCGACGGCGGCGCTCCTCGTGTCGGGAGGTCACACCAACCTCCTGCTCGTCGACGACGTGACGAGCTCGGTGCGGATGCTCGGCGAGACCATCGACGACGCGGCGGGGGAGGCGTTCGACAAGGTCGCGCGCCTGCTCGGGCTGCCGTACCCGGGTGGCCCGCAGATCGACCGTGCCGCGCGTGACGGCGACCCGTCGGCGATCGCGTTCCCGCGCGGGCTCACCGCGGGACGCGACATGGAGAAGCACCGATACGACTTCTCGTTCTCCGGGCTCAAGAGCGCGGTCGCCCGCCACGTCGAGCACGAGGAGCGGATGGGCCGCGCGATCTCGGTGCCCGACGTCGCAGCGTCGTTCCAGGACGCCGTGTGCGACGTGCTGTCGGCCAAGACCGTCCGCGCGTGCCTCGACCACGGCGCGCAGCACCTGGTGCTCGGCGGCGGCGTCGCCGCGAACCAGCGGCTGCGCCACTTCGTGCTCGAGCGCGCGGGCGAGGCGGGCATCGACGTCCGCATCCCTCCGCCGGTGCTGTGCACCGACAACGGTGCGATGGTCGCCGCTCTCGGGTCGGCGCTGGTCGCGAAGGGCGTCGCGCCGAGCGCCCTCGATCTCCCGGCGGACTCCTCCATGCCGGTCACGCAGATCGTCGCCTGA
- a CDS encoding DinB family protein: MSRTDAPPAPDERAIALAMLRYVRETALEKAEGLTDELAHATPLPTSPLMSVAAVVNHLRWIEHYWVEVVVAGGDDRAPWSEEHPDGEFEVAAQMTLDDVLTGYRQQIAASDAVLADLDLDAATARPRRDFHPNVRWVVAHLVEETARHNGHLDVLRELADGQVGD; encoded by the coding sequence ATGAGTCGTACCGATGCTCCCCCAGCTCCCGACGAGCGTGCCATCGCGCTCGCGATGCTCCGCTACGTACGGGAGACCGCTCTCGAGAAGGCCGAGGGCCTGACCGACGAGCTCGCGCACGCGACGCCGCTGCCGACCTCGCCCCTGATGTCGGTCGCGGCGGTGGTCAACCACCTCCGGTGGATCGAGCACTACTGGGTCGAGGTCGTGGTCGCCGGCGGCGACGATCGCGCCCCGTGGTCCGAGGAGCATCCCGACGGCGAGTTCGAGGTCGCCGCACAGATGACGCTCGACGACGTCCTCACGGGCTACCGCCAGCAGATCGCGGCGTCCGACGCCGTCCTCGCCGACCTCGACCTCGACGCCGCGACCGCGAGACCGCGCCGCGACTTCCACCCGAACGTACGCTGGGTCGTCGCGCACCTCGTCGAGGAGACCGCGCGCCACAACGGGCACCTGGACGTTCTCCGGGAGCTCGCCGACGGACAGGTAGGTGACTGA
- a CDS encoding aldo/keto reductase codes for MRTRQLGRSGLMVSVVGIGCNAFGARVDEARTKDVVHAAIDQGITLFDTADTYSTGASEVLLGRALGARRGDVVVATKGGMDMRGTNGPDWGARASRRYLRRALEASLTRLGTDYVDLYQLHTPDRITPIEETLGVMDDFVREGKVRYAGCSNLTAWELVDADWTARTTGTTAFVSAQNEYSLYNRSAEAELAPACEALGVGLLPYFPLAYGLLTGKYTRGAAAPEGSRLSADSQASRLATADWDSIEALESYARDRGRSILEVAIGGLAAQPAVSSVIAGVTSADQVRSNVEAAAWEPTDDDLAALDAIRPTERRSYTTFAPRR; via the coding sequence ATGCGGACACGCCAGCTCGGCCGGAGCGGACTGATGGTGTCGGTGGTGGGCATCGGGTGCAACGCCTTCGGCGCGCGCGTCGACGAGGCCCGTACGAAAGACGTCGTGCACGCCGCGATCGACCAGGGGATCACGCTCTTCGACACTGCCGACACCTACAGCACGGGCGCGAGCGAGGTGCTCCTCGGCCGGGCGCTCGGTGCCCGCCGCGGCGACGTCGTGGTGGCGACCAAGGGTGGCATGGACATGCGCGGCACCAACGGACCAGACTGGGGCGCGCGGGCCTCGCGCCGCTACCTCCGCAGGGCGCTCGAGGCGAGCCTGACACGGCTCGGCACCGACTACGTCGACCTCTACCAGCTGCACACCCCCGACCGGATCACGCCGATCGAGGAGACGCTCGGCGTGATGGACGACTTCGTACGCGAAGGGAAGGTCCGGTACGCCGGCTGCTCGAACCTCACCGCGTGGGAGCTCGTCGACGCGGACTGGACCGCGCGGACGACCGGCACGACCGCCTTCGTGTCCGCCCAGAACGAGTACTCGCTCTACAACCGCTCCGCCGAGGCCGAGCTCGCACCTGCGTGCGAGGCGCTGGGCGTCGGGCTTCTCCCGTACTTCCCGCTCGCGTACGGGCTCCTCACCGGCAAGTACACCCGCGGTGCCGCCGCACCCGAGGGGTCCCGGCTCTCCGCCGACAGCCAGGCCTCGCGTCTCGCGACGGCCGACTGGGACAGCATCGAGGCGCTCGAGTCGTACGCCCGTGATCGCGGCCGCTCGATCCTCGAGGTGGCCATCGGCGGGCTCGCGGCGCAGCCGGCGGTCAGCAGCGTCATCGCCGGAGTGACGAGTGCCGACCAGGTGCGCTCCAACGTCGAGGCAGCAGCGTGGGAGCCCACCGACGACGACCTCGCGGCCCTGGACGCGATCCGTCCGACCGAGCGCCGGTCGTACACGACGTTCGCTCCGCGTCGCTGA
- a CDS encoding lysophospholipid acyltransferase family protein, translating into MRDLTYPPIIATAKTLFKLRGWSFRMTGTEHIPREGGAVLASNHIGFADFVLTGFPAAKQHRVVRFMAKKEAFDHPVGGPVLRSMHHIPVDRSAGAESLEAAVDYCRRGEIVGIFPEATISQSFEIKEVKSGAARIAAEAGVPLIPVTLFGTQRIMTKGHKLALPRGLPIGISVGEPMHPTGEDPAAETAQLHDALAALLDETIAAYPDPLEGQWWAPARLGGTAPTLEEAARLDAEERAARAARKAQKD; encoded by the coding sequence ATGCGCGACCTCACGTACCCGCCGATCATCGCGACGGCCAAGACCCTGTTCAAGCTGCGCGGCTGGTCGTTCCGGATGACCGGCACGGAGCACATCCCCCGTGAGGGCGGCGCCGTGCTGGCGTCCAACCACATCGGCTTCGCCGACTTCGTCCTCACCGGCTTCCCGGCGGCGAAGCAGCACCGTGTGGTGCGGTTCATGGCCAAGAAGGAGGCGTTCGACCACCCCGTCGGAGGGCCGGTCCTGCGCTCGATGCACCACATCCCGGTCGATCGTTCGGCGGGAGCGGAGTCGCTCGAGGCCGCGGTGGACTACTGCCGCCGCGGCGAGATCGTCGGCATCTTCCCCGAGGCCACGATCAGCCAGTCGTTCGAGATCAAGGAGGTCAAGTCGGGCGCCGCACGCATCGCCGCCGAGGCCGGCGTCCCGCTGATCCCGGTGACGCTGTTCGGCACGCAGCGGATCATGACGAAGGGCCACAAGCTGGCGCTGCCCCGCGGCCTCCCCATCGGCATCTCCGTCGGGGAGCCGATGCACCCCACTGGTGAGGACCCGGCGGCGGAGACCGCCCAGCTGCACGACGCGCTCGCGGCGCTGCTGGACGAGACGATCGCGGCCTATCCCGACCCGCTCGAGGGCCAGTGGTGGGCCCCGGCACGGCTCGGCGGCACGGCGCCCACCCTCGAGGAGGCGGCGCGACTCGACGCCGAGGAGCGGGCTGCCCGCGCCGCGCGGAAGGCGCAGAAGGACTGA
- a CDS encoding RidA family protein, whose amino-acid sequence MFRVASGTPWEDKYGYARAVSYGPHVAIAGTTATVNGTVIGVGDPYVQTMVAFGIAMDALRRCGLDSQHVVRTRMYVIDITDADEVGRAHRELFGGTPPAASMLEVNRLMHPDHLVEVEIDAYAEGR is encoded by the coding sequence ATGTTCAGGGTCGCGTCGGGAACTCCCTGGGAGGACAAGTACGGCTACGCCCGCGCGGTCTCGTACGGGCCGCACGTGGCGATCGCCGGGACCACGGCGACCGTCAACGGGACCGTGATCGGTGTCGGAGACCCGTACGTCCAGACGATGGTGGCGTTCGGGATCGCGATGGACGCCCTGCGTCGCTGCGGCCTCGACAGCCAGCACGTCGTACGCACGCGCATGTACGTCATCGACATCACCGACGCCGACGAGGTGGGCCGCGCGCACCGCGAGCTGTTCGGCGGGACACCACCCGCGGCGTCGATGCTCGAGGTCAACCGGCTGATGCATCCCGATCACCTGGTCGAGGTCGAGATCGACGCGTACGCCGAGGGCCGCTAG
- the rimI gene encoding ribosomal protein S18-alanine N-acetyltransferase, with the protein MDALTALERAAFGADAWSRAQVADEVSGTSRHVVVAAEDDVVTGYASMIATGDTADVARIAVVPQQRRTGVGRHLLGALLGESERCGVERVLLEVASDNHAAIGLYEAGGFVAIATRPHYYRSGADAVVMERHVAPRRDG; encoded by the coding sequence GTGGACGCCTTGACAGCGCTCGAGCGGGCGGCGTTCGGCGCCGACGCGTGGAGCCGCGCGCAGGTCGCGGACGAGGTCTCCGGGACGAGCCGCCACGTCGTGGTGGCGGCCGAGGACGACGTGGTCACCGGGTACGCGAGCATGATCGCGACCGGAGACACGGCTGACGTGGCACGGATCGCCGTCGTGCCGCAGCAGCGAAGGACGGGGGTAGGGCGCCACCTTCTGGGGGCGCTGCTGGGGGAGTCCGAACGCTGTGGGGTGGAGCGGGTGCTGCTCGAGGTGGCATCCGACAACCACGCGGCGATCGGGCTGTACGAGGCAGGAGGCTTCGTCGCGATCGCGACGCGGCCCCACTACTACCGCTCGGGCGCCGACGCCGTCGTCATGGAACGACACGTCGCGCCCCGAAGGGACGGCTGA